A part of Sinorhizobium chiapasense genomic DNA contains:
- the ftsA gene encoding cell division protein FtsA, with translation MSLFGSSNFGLPRLKPLSSKRSHVVSVLDIGSTKIVCMIGRLTPRAESQILPGRTHNIEIIGIGHQKSRGVKNGVIADLDAAEGVVRLAVDAAERMAGLTIDSMIVNVSAGRLQSDVYTATIDLGGQEVDASDLKKVLAAAGQQSLRSDRAILHSLPTGFSLDGERGIRDPLAMFGDVLGVDMHVLTVERAALKNLELCVNRAHLSVEGIVATPYASGLAALVDDEVELGCAAIDMGGGTTTISVFAEGKLVHADAVSLGGHHVTTDLARGLSTRIEDAERLKVVHGSALPNSADERDIVSVPPIGEDDRDQPTHVPRALVSRIVRARIEETLELIRDRIQRSGFSPIVGKRIVLTGGASQLTGLPEAARRILARNVRIGRPLGVSGLPAAAKGPAFSTAVGLMIYPQVADLETHAAHGGMFSTFGSGNSRIARMGQWLKESF, from the coding sequence ATGAGTTTGTTCGGTTCTTCCAATTTCGGTCTTCCGCGTCTGAAGCCGCTGTCTTCCAAGCGGTCGCATGTCGTCTCGGTGCTCGACATCGGCTCGACCAAGATCGTCTGCATGATCGGCCGGCTGACGCCGCGCGCCGAGAGCCAGATCCTGCCCGGTCGCACCCACAACATCGAAATCATCGGCATCGGCCATCAGAAGTCGCGCGGGGTGAAGAACGGCGTCATCGCCGATCTCGACGCCGCAGAAGGCGTCGTGCGCCTTGCGGTCGATGCCGCGGAGCGGATGGCGGGGCTGACGATCGACAGCATGATCGTCAATGTTTCCGCCGGCCGCCTGCAGAGCGACGTCTATACCGCGACGATCGATCTCGGCGGCCAGGAAGTCGATGCGAGCGATCTCAAGAAGGTCCTCGCCGCCGCGGGCCAGCAGTCGCTGCGCTCCGACCGGGCGATCCTGCATTCGCTGCCGACCGGCTTCTCGCTCGACGGCGAGCGTGGCATCCGCGATCCGTTGGCGATGTTCGGCGATGTCCTTGGCGTGGATATGCACGTGCTGACGGTCGAGCGGGCGGCTCTCAAGAACCTCGAGCTTTGCGTCAACCGCGCCCATCTCTCGGTCGAGGGCATTGTTGCGACACCCTATGCCAGCGGTCTTGCCGCACTCGTCGATGACGAGGTGGAGCTTGGCTGCGCGGCCATCGACATGGGTGGCGGCACGACGACGATTTCCGTCTTCGCCGAAGGAAAGCTGGTTCACGCCGATGCCGTCAGCCTCGGCGGCCACCATGTCACCACCGATCTTGCACGCGGACTTTCGACGCGCATCGAGGATGCCGAGCGGCTGAAGGTCGTGCACGGTTCGGCGCTGCCGAACAGCGCCGACGAGCGCGACATCGTTTCCGTCCCACCGATCGGCGAGGACGATCGCGACCAGCCGACCCATGTGCCGCGGGCGCTGGTTTCGCGCATCGTTCGCGCCCGCATCGAGGAGACGCTTGAGCTCATCCGCGATCGCATCCAGCGCTCCGGTTTCAGCCCGATCGTCGGCAAGCGCATCGTGCTGACCGGCGGCGCCAGCCAGCTGACCGGCCTGCCGGAAGCGGCGCGGCGCATTCTCGCCCGCAACGTCCGCATCGGCCGCCCGCTCGGCGTGTCCGGCCTGCCGGCCGCCGCCAAGGGGCCGGCGTTCTCCACGGCAGTCGGACTGATGATCTATCCGCAGGTCGCCGATCTCGAGACCCATGCTGCCCACGGCGGCATGTTCTCCACCTTCGGCAGCGGCAACAGCCGTATCGCCCGCATGGGGCAGTGGCTGAAAGAGAGTTTCTGA
- the ftsQ gene encoding cell division protein FtsQ, with amino-acid sequence MFALRGRRGRRVRHPLGVAAETDETFVLPRPLRKIVRFLVSLGTGRIRFPAHTGTLSAAVFFAATGFYGMSLGGHTQNFAQASTTAAGFAIEDVRVSGNEQTSEIDILQQLGLDGTTSLVALDIAEARRLISELPWVQNVTVRKVYPGTIEVNLEERKAFGIWQHGSDLSLIERSGSVIAPLRDNKFAALPLFVGRDAETAAAGFYDEFSRWPEFRSRVKAFVRVSSRRWDLRLDNGIIVKLPEDDIARAMKVLSAMEEKHQLLERDIAAVDLRLEDRTTVQLTPEAVARREVALKAREKMLKAQEKRI; translated from the coding sequence GTGTTTGCGTTGAGGGGCAGAAGGGGCAGAAGGGTGCGTCACCCGCTCGGCGTCGCCGCTGAGACGGACGAGACGTTCGTGCTGCCGCGTCCATTGCGCAAGATCGTCCGTTTCCTGGTCAGCCTCGGTACGGGCCGGATCCGCTTTCCGGCGCATACCGGCACGCTGTCGGCTGCAGTCTTCTTCGCGGCGACGGGCTTTTACGGCATGTCGCTCGGCGGCCACACGCAGAACTTCGCGCAGGCCTCGACGACCGCGGCTGGCTTTGCCATCGAGGACGTGCGGGTTTCCGGCAATGAGCAGACCTCCGAGATCGATATTCTCCAGCAGCTTGGGCTAGATGGCACGACGTCGCTCGTGGCTCTCGATATCGCCGAGGCGCGCAGGCTGATCAGCGAATTGCCCTGGGTGCAGAACGTGACGGTGCGCAAGGTCTATCCGGGCACGATCGAGGTGAACCTCGAGGAGCGCAAGGCCTTCGGCATCTGGCAGCACGGTTCCGACCTGTCGCTGATCGAGCGCAGCGGCAGCGTCATCGCGCCGCTTCGCGACAACAAGTTCGCCGCCTTGCCGCTGTTCGTCGGCCGCGATGCCGAGACGGCCGCCGCCGGCTTCTACGACGAATTCTCCCGCTGGCCGGAGTTCCGCTCGCGCGTGAAGGCCTTTGTGCGCGTTTCCAGCAGGCGGTGGGATCTGCGCCTCGACAACGGCATCATCGTCAAGCTTCCGGAGGACGACATCGCGCGGGCGATGAAGGTTCTCTCCGCGATGGAGGAGAAGCATCAGCTTCTCGAGCGCGACATCGCCGCTGTCGACCTGAGGCTTGAAGACCGCACCACAGTACAATTGACGCCGGAAGCAGTTGCCCGGCGCGAAGTCGCGTTGAAGGCGAGGGAGAAGATGCTGAAAGCCCAGGAGAAGCGGATATGA
- a CDS encoding D-alanine--D-alanine ligase yields the protein MSGRHVAVLMGGFSSERPVSLSSGAACADALEAEGYRVTRVDVGRDVAAVLADLRPDVAFNALHGPFGEDGTIQGILEYLEIPYTHSGVLASALAMDKAQAKHVAKASGIPVAEALIMDRRTFGNEHPMKPPYVVKPVREGSSFGVVIVKEDQSHPPQVITSSEWRYGDRVMVERYIAGRELTCGVMGDVALGVTEIIPQGHAFYDYDSKYVKGGSSHVIPARISPNIYQKIQTLALKAHQAIGCRGVSRSDFRFDDRGPGEGELIWLEINTQPGMTPTSLVPEMAQHAGLQFGEFLRWMVEDASCLR from the coding sequence ATGAGCGGCAGGCATGTTGCTGTCCTGATGGGCGGATTTTCCTCGGAGAGGCCGGTGAGCCTGTCTTCCGGGGCTGCATGCGCCGATGCCCTCGAGGCCGAAGGCTATCGCGTCACGCGCGTGGATGTCGGTCGCGACGTGGCTGCGGTTCTCGCCGATCTTCGCCCGGATGTCGCTTTCAACGCCTTGCATGGTCCGTTCGGCGAGGACGGCACGATCCAGGGTATTCTGGAATATCTCGAGATTCCATATACGCATTCCGGCGTGCTCGCCTCCGCGCTCGCCATGGACAAGGCGCAAGCCAAACATGTCGCCAAGGCCTCAGGCATTCCGGTTGCCGAGGCGCTGATCATGGATCGGCGGACATTCGGCAACGAGCACCCGATGAAGCCGCCCTATGTGGTCAAGCCGGTTCGCGAAGGTTCGAGCTTCGGCGTCGTGATCGTCAAGGAGGATCAGTCGCATCCGCCGCAGGTGATCACCTCGAGCGAATGGCGCTACGGCGATCGTGTCATGGTCGAGCGCTATATCGCCGGCCGCGAGCTGACCTGCGGCGTCATGGGCGATGTCGCGCTTGGTGTCACCGAGATCATTCCGCAAGGGCATGCCTTCTACGATTATGATTCGAAATACGTAAAAGGTGGTTCAAGCCACGTCATTCCGGCACGAATTTCACCAAATATTTACCAAAAAATACAAACACTCGCTTTGAAGGCGCATCAGGCAATCGGTTGCCGCGGCGTCAGCCGATCCGACTTCCGCTTCGATGATCGCGGTCCTGGCGAAGGCGAGTTGATCTGGCTGGAAATCAATACCCAGCCCGGTATGACCCCGACCTCCCTGGTGCCCGAGATGGCGCAGCATGCGGGCCTTCAGTTTGGTGAGTTTCTCAGGTGGATGGTGGAGGACGCATCGTGTTTGCGTTGA
- the murB gene encoding UDP-N-acetylmuramate dehydrogenase, producing MKQVNGQKLLEALGSGVSAVRGRITPDAPMDRVTWFRAGGLAELMFQPHDTDDLVTFLKLVPEDVPVMVIGVGSNLLVRDGGIPGVVIRLSAKGFGDLELVGENRIKAGAICPDKNIAAMALDHGIGGFYFYYGIPGSIGGALRMNAGANGGETRERVVEVHAVDRKGNTHVLSNADMGYGYRHTAAAKDLIFTHAIFEGYPEDKNKIRTDMDAVRQHRETVQPIREKTGGSTFKNPEGHSAWKLIDEAGCRGMMIGSAQMSPLHCNFMINTGQATGYELEYLGETVRSRVMEHSGVKLEWEIKRVGKFMPGYEIKEFLGRGIA from the coding sequence ATGAAACAGGTTAACGGCCAGAAACTTCTCGAAGCGCTCGGAAGCGGCGTCAGCGCAGTCCGCGGACGCATCACGCCCGATGCACCGATGGACCGCGTGACCTGGTTTCGCGCCGGCGGGCTCGCCGAACTCATGTTCCAGCCGCACGACACGGACGATCTCGTGACGTTCCTGAAGCTCGTGCCGGAGGATGTCCCGGTGATGGTGATCGGCGTCGGCTCCAACCTGCTCGTGCGCGACGGCGGCATACCGGGTGTCGTCATCCGGCTTTCGGCCAAGGGCTTTGGCGATCTTGAACTCGTCGGCGAAAACCGCATCAAGGCGGGTGCCATCTGCCCGGACAAGAACATCGCTGCCATGGCGCTCGATCACGGCATTGGCGGCTTCTATTTCTACTACGGCATTCCGGGCTCGATCGGCGGCGCACTGCGGATGAACGCCGGCGCCAACGGCGGCGAGACGCGCGAGCGGGTCGTGGAGGTGCACGCCGTCGACCGCAAGGGCAACACGCATGTGCTGAGCAATGCCGACATGGGCTATGGTTATCGCCATACCGCGGCGGCGAAGGACCTGATCTTCACGCATGCGATTTTCGAAGGCTATCCGGAGGACAAGAACAAGATCCGCACCGACATGGACGCCGTGCGCCAGCATCGCGAGACGGTGCAGCCGATCCGTGAGAAGACCGGCGGCTCGACCTTCAAGAACCCGGAAGGCCATTCCGCCTGGAAGCTCATCGACGAGGCGGGTTGCCGCGGCATGATGATCGGTAGCGCGCAGATGTCGCCGCTCCATTGCAACTTCATGATCAACACGGGGCAGGCGACCGGCTACGAGCTCGAATATCTCGGCGAAACGGTGCGCTCCCGCGTGATGGAGCATTCCGGCGTGAAGCTGGAGTGGGAGATCAAGCGCGTCGGCAAGTTCATGCCGGGCTACGAGATCAAGGAATTCCTCGGCCGCGGCATCGCCTGA
- the murC gene encoding UDP-N-acetylmuramate--L-alanine ligase — translation MKMPKTIGLVHFIGIGGIGMSGIAEVLHNLGHRVQGSDQSDSANVQRLREKGIKISVGHKAENLGDAEVVVVSTAIKKDNPELIAAREKFLPVVRRAEMLAELMRFRNAIAIGGTHGKTTTTSMIAALLDAGGLDPTVINGGIINAYGTNARMGAGEWMVVEADESDGTFLKLPADIAVVTNIDPEHLDHYGNFDAVRAAFRQFVENVPFYGFGVLCLDHPEVQAMVAKIEDRKVVTYGENPQADVRYHNIRMDGATSVFDIEIRRRRTGQVITMKDLRLPMPGRHNVSNATAAIAVAQRLGIKPEDIAKGLAAFGGVKRRFTLTGEWNGTRIFDDYGHHPVEIKAVLRAAREACQGRIIAVHQPHRYSRLSSLFEDFASCFNDADTILIAPVYAAGEDAIDGVDSEALVNRIKAAGHRDARNVAGQEAIAPIVSNIAQPGDFVVLLGAGSITYWAAALPKELANISGI, via the coding sequence ATGAAAATGCCGAAGACGATCGGGCTCGTACATTTCATCGGTATCGGCGGCATCGGCATGAGCGGCATCGCAGAGGTGCTGCACAATCTCGGGCACCGGGTGCAGGGTTCGGATCAGTCGGACAGCGCCAACGTGCAGCGACTTCGCGAGAAGGGCATCAAGATCTCCGTCGGCCACAAGGCCGAAAACCTCGGTGACGCCGAGGTGGTCGTCGTCTCGACGGCCATCAAGAAGGACAATCCCGAACTGATTGCTGCGCGCGAAAAGTTCCTGCCCGTGGTGCGGCGCGCCGAAATGCTGGCCGAACTCATGCGCTTCCGCAACGCGATCGCGATCGGCGGCACGCACGGCAAGACGACGACGACTTCGATGATCGCGGCGCTGCTCGATGCGGGTGGGCTCGATCCGACGGTCATCAATGGCGGCATCATCAATGCCTACGGCACGAATGCGCGCATGGGTGCCGGCGAATGGATGGTGGTTGAGGCGGACGAGTCGGACGGCACCTTCCTGAAGCTGCCCGCCGACATCGCAGTCGTCACCAATATCGACCCCGAACACCTCGACCACTATGGCAATTTCGACGCCGTGCGCGCTGCCTTCCGGCAGTTCGTCGAGAACGTGCCGTTCTATGGTTTCGGCGTGCTCTGCCTAGACCACCCCGAGGTGCAGGCGATGGTCGCCAAGATCGAGGACCGCAAGGTCGTCACCTATGGCGAGAACCCGCAGGCGGACGTGCGCTATCACAATATCCGCATGGACGGCGCGACCTCGGTCTTCGATATCGAGATCCGCCGCCGCCGTACCGGCCAGGTCATCACGATGAAGGACCTGCGGCTGCCCATGCCCGGCCGCCACAACGTTTCCAATGCCACGGCCGCCATCGCGGTCGCCCAGCGCCTCGGCATCAAGCCGGAGGATATCGCGAAGGGGCTCGCCGCCTTCGGTGGCGTCAAGCGGCGCTTCACGCTCACCGGCGAGTGGAACGGCACGCGTATATTCGACGACTACGGTCATCACCCGGTCGAGATCAAGGCGGTGCTGAGAGCGGCGCGCGAGGCCTGCCAGGGCCGGATCATCGCCGTCCACCAGCCGCATCGCTACAGCCGTCTCTCGAGCCTTTTCGAGGACTTCGCCTCCTGCTTCAACGATGCCGACACGATCCTGATCGCGCCGGTTTACGCCGCGGGTGAAGACGCGATCGACGGAGTGGATTCGGAAGCGCTGGTCAACCGCATCAAGGCGGCAGGGCATCGCGACGCGCGTAACGTCGCCGGGCAGGAGGCGATCGCGCCGATCGTCTCGAACATTGCGCAGCCGGGCGATTTTGTGGTTCTCTTGGGGGCTGGCAGCATTACCTATTGGGCTGCGGCCCTTCCCAAGGAACTCGCGAATATTTCAGGAATTTGA
- the murG gene encoding undecaprenyldiphospho-muramoylpentapeptide beta-N-acetylglucosaminyltransferase, with protein MSKGIILLAAGGTGGHLFPAEALAHELKASGYTVHLVTDSRAERFAGRFPADDMHIVPSATIGSKNPIKLARSVWKLWTGLRAARRLIARLKPKAVIGFGGYPTVPPLLAATGMGVPSMIHEQNAVMGRANKMLASRVQAIAGGFLPEGSGAFATKTVTTGNPVRPAVLEAAGMPYAVSSNDAPFHLVVFGGSQGAQYFSQAIPQAVCRLDDDARQRVRVTQQARPEDREGVIAAYDKLGVPAEVSPFFNDMAARIAAAQLVICRSGASTVSELAVIGRPAILVPYPYALDHDQAANAAALAAKGGARVIAQAELSAERLSGILADAMNNPQSLAQMAARARETGKPDAARLLASLVEAIASGLTVEKFKETRS; from the coding sequence ATGAGCAAAGGCATCATTCTCCTTGCCGCCGGCGGCACCGGCGGTCACCTTTTTCCCGCGGAAGCACTGGCGCATGAGCTGAAGGCGTCCGGCTACACCGTGCATCTGGTGACGGACAGCCGCGCCGAGCGCTTTGCCGGCAGGTTTCCGGCCGACGATATGCACATTGTACCTTCGGCGACGATCGGCTCGAAGAACCCGATCAAGCTGGCGCGATCCGTCTGGAAACTCTGGACCGGCTTGCGGGCTGCGCGCCGGCTGATCGCGCGCCTGAAGCCCAAGGCGGTGATCGGCTTCGGGGGGTACCCGACGGTGCCGCCGCTGCTGGCCGCGACGGGCATGGGTGTCCCGTCGATGATCCACGAGCAGAATGCCGTGATGGGGCGGGCCAACAAGATGCTGGCCTCGCGCGTGCAGGCGATCGCCGGAGGCTTTCTTCCCGAGGGCAGCGGGGCTTTCGCGACGAAAACGGTGACCACCGGCAATCCCGTTCGTCCGGCCGTGCTCGAAGCGGCGGGCATGCCCTATGCGGTTTCCTCGAACGACGCGCCGTTCCATCTGGTCGTCTTCGGCGGCAGCCAGGGCGCACAATATTTCTCGCAGGCGATCCCGCAGGCGGTCTGCCGTCTCGACGACGACGCGCGCCAGCGGGTGCGGGTCACGCAGCAGGCGCGTCCCGAGGACCGGGAAGGCGTTATCGCGGCCTACGACAAACTCGGCGTTCCGGCGGAGGTCTCTCCCTTCTTCAACGACATGGCGGCGCGAATAGCAGCCGCCCAGCTCGTTATCTGCCGCTCGGGCGCATCGACCGTGTCCGAGCTTGCGGTGATCGGCAGGCCGGCGATCCTCGTGCCCTATCCCTATGCGCTCGATCATGATCAGGCGGCGAATGCGGCCGCACTCGCGGCCAAGGGCGGTGCCCGGGTGATCGCGCAGGCCGAGCTCAGCGCCGAACGGCTTTCGGGTATCCTCGCCGATGCGATGAACAATCCACAGTCCTTGGCGCAGATGGCCGCCAGAGCCCGCGAAACCGGCAAACCGGACGCCGCGCGCTTGCTTGCGTCCCTCGTAGAGGCTATTGCCAGCGGTTTGACAGTCGAGAAATTCAAGGAAACACGCTCATGA
- the ftsW gene encoding putative lipid II flippase FtsW has product MVSRAERGPVADWFWTIDRFFLATFILLMGVGFMLSFAASPPVAERLGLDSFHFVKRHALFLLPSLAVMVGISFLSPRQVRRAAIILLGVSLGMMVLVLFVGQEVKGSLRWISIAGISIQPSEFMKPAFVVVCAWLFSEHARQPEIPGNLFAILLFGIVGALLVAQPDLGQTILTTAVWGGMFFMAGMPWLWIIVLAGAAVGGFFVAYTMLPHVAGRIDRFLTGEGDTFQVDTAREAIIRGDWFGRGPGEGVVKRIIPDSHTDFVFSVAAEEFGIVFCMAIVLIFSFLVMRGLSHAFRERNDFNRFAVAGLVLQLGIQSMINIGVNLELLPAKGMTLPLISYGGSSMVAICVTAGFILALTRHRPEKRAVERSLFRSGVGLPAE; this is encoded by the coding sequence ATGGTAAGCCGAGCCGAACGTGGCCCCGTGGCCGACTGGTTCTGGACGATCGACAGGTTTTTTCTGGCGACCTTCATCCTCCTGATGGGCGTCGGCTTCATGCTCTCCTTCGCTGCGAGCCCGCCGGTTGCCGAGCGGCTTGGCCTCGATAGCTTCCACTTCGTCAAGCGTCATGCGCTCTTCCTCTTGCCGTCGCTCGCGGTGATGGTCGGCATCTCCTTCCTTTCCCCACGCCAGGTCAGGCGCGCTGCAATCATCCTGCTCGGCGTCTCGCTCGGGATGATGGTGCTGGTTCTGTTCGTCGGTCAGGAGGTCAAGGGCTCGTTGCGCTGGATATCGATCGCCGGCATTTCGATTCAGCCCTCGGAATTCATGAAGCCGGCCTTCGTGGTCGTCTGCGCCTGGCTTTTCTCCGAGCATGCACGGCAGCCGGAAATACCAGGTAATCTTTTCGCCATCCTGCTTTTCGGCATTGTCGGCGCGCTTCTTGTCGCCCAGCCGGATCTTGGCCAGACCATCCTGACCACGGCGGTCTGGGGCGGCATGTTCTTCATGGCCGGCATGCCGTGGCTCTGGATCATCGTGCTTGCGGGCGCCGCGGTCGGCGGTTTCTTCGTCGCCTACACCATGCTGCCGCACGTCGCCGGCCGTATCGACCGGTTCCTGACCGGCGAGGGCGATACCTTCCAGGTGGACACGGCACGCGAAGCGATCATCCGTGGCGACTGGTTCGGTCGCGGTCCGGGTGAGGGCGTCGTCAAGCGCATCATCCCCGACAGCCACACCGACTTCGTCTTTTCCGTCGCGGCGGAAGAGTTCGGCATCGTCTTCTGCATGGCCATCGTGCTGATCTTTTCCTTCCTGGTCATGCGTGGTCTCAGCCATGCCTTCCGCGAGCGGAACGATTTCAACCGCTTTGCCGTTGCCGGTCTGGTGCTGCAACTTGGCATCCAGTCGATGATCAATATCGGCGTGAACCTCGAACTGCTTCCGGCCAAGGGCATGACCCTGCCGCTGATTTCCTATGGCGGATCCTCGATGGTGGCGATCTGCGTGACGGCCGGTTTCATCCTGGCATTGACCCGTCACCGGCCGGAGAAGCGCGCCGTGGAGCGCAGCCTCTTTCGATCCGGCGTCGGACTGCCGGCGGAGTAA
- the murD gene encoding UDP-N-acetylmuramoyl-L-alanine--D-glutamate ligase — MIPVTTFKDKKVALFGLGGSGLATAQALVAGGAEVVAWDDNPDSVAKAAAAGISTADLRGVDWSAFATFVLSPGVPLTHPKPHWTVDLAHQAGVEIIGDVELFVRERRVHAPDCPFIAITGTNGKSTTTALIAHILKETGRDTQLGGNIGTAVLTLDPPKAGRFYVVECSSYQIDLAPTLESTAGVLLNLTPDHLDRHGTMQHYANIKERLVAGSGTAIVGVDDSFSSLIADRVERAGTRVVRISRRQVLADGFYAEGSQLMRASGGTSSLFTDLDGVQTLRGGHNAQNAAAAIAACLAVGVDEKDIVDGLRSFPGLKHRMQPVGQKGDVVFVNDSKATNADAAAPALSSYDRIYWIAGGLPKEGGISSLAPFFPKIVKAYLIGEAAPAFAATLGEAVPYEISGTLEKAVARAAADAAKDEDGPSAVMLSPACASFDQYKNFEVRGDAFVGHVAALEGVTMLV, encoded by the coding sequence ATGATCCCGGTCACCACATTCAAGGATAAGAAGGTCGCACTCTTCGGGCTCGGCGGTTCCGGCCTCGCGACGGCGCAAGCGCTGGTCGCCGGCGGGGCGGAGGTCGTCGCCTGGGACGACAATCCCGACAGCGTCGCCAAGGCTGCGGCAGCGGGGATTTCGACGGCCGACCTGCGTGGCGTCGACTGGTCTGCCTTTGCCACCTTCGTGCTTTCTCCAGGCGTGCCGCTGACGCATCCGAAGCCGCATTGGACGGTCGATCTGGCCCACCAGGCCGGCGTCGAGATCATCGGCGATGTGGAACTCTTCGTGCGTGAGCGCCGGGTGCATGCCCCCGATTGCCCGTTCATCGCCATCACCGGCACCAACGGCAAATCGACGACCACGGCACTGATCGCCCATATCCTCAAAGAAACCGGGCGCGACACCCAGCTTGGCGGCAATATCGGCACCGCGGTGCTGACGCTCGATCCGCCGAAGGCCGGGCGTTTCTACGTGGTGGAATGCTCCTCCTATCAGATCGATCTTGCACCGACGCTTGAGTCCACGGCCGGAGTGCTGCTTAACCTCACCCCCGACCATTTGGACCGGCACGGCACGATGCAGCACTATGCCAATATCAAGGAGCGGCTGGTGGCCGGAAGCGGCACGGCGATCGTCGGCGTGGATGACAGCTTCTCGAGCCTGATCGCCGACCGCGTGGAGCGCGCCGGAACGAGGGTCGTGCGCATTTCGCGCCGGCAAGTGCTTGCCGACGGGTTTTATGCCGAGGGCTCGCAGCTGATGCGCGCCAGCGGCGGCACGTCTTCGCTGTTCACCGATCTTGACGGGGTCCAGACGCTGCGCGGTGGGCATAACGCCCAGAATGCGGCGGCAGCGATTGCAGCCTGTCTTGCGGTTGGCGTCGACGAAAAGGACATCGTCGATGGGCTTCGCAGCTTCCCGGGTCTCAAGCACCGGATGCAGCCGGTCGGGCAGAAGGGCGACGTTGTCTTCGTCAACGACAGCAAGGCGACCAATGCGGACGCCGCGGCGCCGGCGCTGTCGAGCTACGATCGGATCTACTGGATTGCCGGCGGTCTGCCGAAGGAGGGCGGCATCTCGTCGCTTGCGCCGTTCTTCCCGAAGATCGTCAAGGCCTATCTGATCGGCGAGGCCGCACCGGCCTTTGCGGCGACGCTCGGCGAGGCCGTGCCCTACGAGATTTCCGGAACGCTGGAGAAGGCGGTCGCCCGTGCGGCGGCGGATGCGGCAAAAGACGAGGACGGGCCTTCGGCCGTGATGCTCTCCCCGGCTTGCGCAAGCTTCGACCAGTACAAGAATTTCGAGGTGCGTGGAGATGCCTTTGTCGGGCACGTGGCGGCACTCGAAGGCGTGACCATGCTCGTCTGA
- the mraY gene encoding phospho-N-acetylmuramoyl-pentapeptide-transferase, with amino-acid sequence MLIWLVELADRFQFFNLFRYITFRTGAALFTSALIVFLFGPAMIASLRIRQGKGQPIRADGPQTHFKKAGTPTMGGLMILAGIVVSSLLWADLSSVYVVSTLLVTLGFGAIGFYDDYLKVTKQSDKGFSGKARLGIEFVIAAIAVFFMMQAALSAGTAGSTFGSSVTFPFFKDLMLNLGYFFVLFGGFVIVGAGNAVNLTDGLDGLAIVPVMIASAAFGLIAYLAGNAVFANYLQIHFVPGTGELAVILGAVIGAGLGFLWFNAPPAAIFMGDTGSLALGGLIGTVAVATKHEVVMIIIGGLFVIETLSVIIQVFWFKRTGRRVFLMAPIHHHFEKKGWTESQVVIRFWIIAVILAMIGLSTLKLR; translated from the coding sequence ATGCTGATCTGGCTCGTGGAACTGGCGGACCGCTTTCAATTTTTCAATCTCTTTCGCTACATCACTTTCCGCACGGGTGCAGCTCTCTTCACTTCCGCCCTGATCGTCTTCCTGTTCGGCCCGGCGATGATCGCATCGCTTCGTATCCGCCAGGGCAAGGGCCAGCCGATCCGCGCCGACGGTCCGCAGACCCACTTCAAGAAGGCTGGTACGCCGACCATGGGCGGCCTGATGATCCTCGCCGGCATCGTCGTTTCGTCGCTGCTGTGGGCCGACCTTTCCAGCGTCTATGTCGTTTCGACTCTCCTGGTGACGCTCGGCTTCGGCGCGATCGGCTTTTACGACGACTATCTCAAGGTGACCAAGCAGTCGGACAAGGGCTTTTCCGGCAAGGCGCGTCTCGGTATCGAATTCGTGATCGCCGCGATCGCCGTCTTCTTCATGATGCAGGCGGCGCTTTCGGCAGGGACCGCCGGCTCCACCTTCGGTTCCTCGGTGACGTTCCCCTTCTTCAAGGACCTGATGCTCAATCTCGGCTATTTCTTCGTGCTTTTCGGCGGTTTCGTCATCGTCGGCGCGGGCAATGCCGTGAACCTGACCGACGGCCTCGACGGCCTTGCCATCGTGCCTGTGATGATTGCGTCCGCCGCCTTCGGGCTCATCGCCTACCTCGCCGGTAACGCCGTTTTCGCCAACTATCTGCAGATCCATTTCGTGCCGGGCACCGGCGAACTCGCCGTGATCCTCGGCGCCGTAATCGGCGCGGGCCTCGGCTTCCTCTGGTTCAACGCGCCGCCCGCCGCGATCTTCATGGGCGATACCGGCTCGTTGGCGCTGGGTGGCCTCATCGGCACGGTTGCCGTCGCCACGAAGCATGAAGTCGTGATGATCATCATCGGCGGTCTCTTCGTCATCGAGACGCTATCGGTGATCATTCAGGTTTTCTGGTTCAAGCGCACGGGCCGCCGCGTGTTCCTCATGGCGCCGATCCACCATCACTTCGAAAAGAAGGGCTGGACGGAAAGCCAGGTGGTGATCCGCTTCTGGATCATCGCCGTCATCCTCGCGATGATCGGCCTTTCGACGCTCAAGCTCAGGTGA